In the genome of Pseudomonas sp. LBUM920, one region contains:
- a CDS encoding FMN-dependent NADH-azoreductase encodes MTRALLLSFSPHGKAAQTFKLARALLSDLVPNAHITERDYGGQALPPLTREYANALTTAGGLSGSATALSEQLIVELEACDLLILCTPVHNFTVPAALKGWIDHVVRIQRSFTVNASFEKVGLLKDRRTFVLVSSGNARKGHEPDFLTPYLTAILSTVGIRSVDFVYLGAMVRGEEAVNRAVEQAHRQLCEAISSGL; translated from the coding sequence ATGACCCGCGCCCTGCTGCTCAGTTTCAGCCCCCATGGCAAGGCCGCGCAGACCTTCAAGCTGGCGCGCGCCCTGCTCAGCGACCTGGTGCCGAATGCCCACATCACCGAGCGTGACTACGGCGGCCAGGCGTTGCCACCATTGACCCGCGAATACGCCAACGCCCTCACCACGGCCGGCGGCTTGAGCGGCAGCGCCACGGCACTGTCGGAACAGTTGATTGTGGAGCTGGAAGCCTGCGACCTGCTGATCCTCTGCACCCCGGTGCACAATTTCACGGTACCGGCGGCGCTTAAAGGCTGGATCGATCACGTGGTGCGCATTCAACGCAGCTTTACGGTCAACGCCAGCTTCGAAAAGGTCGGCTTGCTCAAGGATCGGCGCACCTTTGTGCTGGTCAGTTCGGGCAATGCACGCAAAGGGCATGAGCCGGACTTTCTGACGCCGTACCTGACCGCCATCCTGTCCACGGTGGGCATTCGCAGCGTGGATTTCGTTTATCTGGGCGCCATGGTGCGCGGTGAAGAAGCGGTCAACCGAGCCGTGGAGCAGGCACACCGGCAACTGTGCGAGGCAATCAGCTCTGGCCTATAA
- a CDS encoding GNAT family N-acetyltransferase, with product MNELVEFVPMRTHADYLESFAVMQQLRPHLTDAVAFAEQIQRQRENGYHLLAAREHGKVIGLAGYRLTENTLYGRFIYVDDLVVDAALQRRRLGEQLLDRVREETRARGYRFLVLDTGMHMALAQRFYFRQGLLPLGMHFSQDLSQ from the coding sequence ATGAATGAACTCGTTGAATTCGTGCCGATGCGCACCCACGCCGACTACCTCGAAAGTTTCGCCGTGATGCAGCAACTGCGCCCGCACCTGACCGACGCGGTGGCATTCGCCGAGCAAATCCAGCGGCAACGGGAGAATGGCTACCACCTGCTCGCCGCGCGCGAGCACGGTAAGGTGATCGGCCTGGCCGGTTACCGACTGACGGAAAACACCCTGTACGGCCGTTTTATCTACGTCGATGACCTGGTGGTGGACGCCGCGCTGCAACGCCGGCGCCTGGGCGAGCAATTGCTTGATCGGGTCCGTGAAGAAACCCGTGCCCGTGGCTACCGTTTCCTGGTGCTGGATACCGGCATGCACATGGCCCTGGCTCAGCGCTTTTACTTCCGCCAGGGCCTGCTGCCGTTGGGGATGCACTTTTCCCAGGACCTGAGCCAATGA
- a CDS encoding carboxymuconolactone decarboxylase family protein yields the protein MKHRLDYAQAAPAGYKALGSVHSYIHGCGLEKELIDLVYLRVSQLNSCAYCLDAHSRDLLKQGVSLEKIMLLAAWREALPLFTARESAALAWAEVVTEVAHTQVPDADYAEAAAMFSAKEIADLTLAISLMNALNRVAISFRKVPAAIKAHLENLNHE from the coding sequence ATGAAACACCGTCTTGATTACGCCCAGGCCGCGCCCGCCGGCTACAAAGCCCTGGGCTCGGTGCACAGCTATATCCACGGCTGCGGCCTGGAAAAAGAATTGATCGACCTGGTGTACTTGCGCGTCTCGCAACTCAACAGCTGCGCCTATTGCCTGGATGCCCATTCCCGCGACCTGCTCAAGCAAGGCGTGAGCCTGGAAAAAATCATGCTGCTGGCCGCCTGGCGCGAGGCATTGCCACTGTTCACCGCGCGCGAAAGCGCGGCACTGGCCTGGGCCGAGGTGGTCACCGAAGTGGCGCACACCCAGGTGCCGGATGCCGATTACGCCGAGGCCGCAGCGATGTTCAGCGCCAAGGAAATCGCCGACCTGACCCTGGCCATCTCCCTGATGAACGCCTTGAACCGCGTCGCCATCAGCTTTCGCAAAGTACCGGCCGCGATCAAGGCCCACCTGGAGAACCTCAACCATGAATGA
- a CDS encoding PLP-dependent aminotransferase family protein — translation MSSLPKYQEIYRRFRLAIDQGQLGPGDRVPSVRSLALELKVARGTVEAAYQLLVSEGFFEARGQAGTVIAGALPQVSVKPPPVVLSATSGPRPLQMGLPALDAFPRKLWARLVTRQVRRTDADSLAMGDVRGVEALRVAIANYLALYRGVECAPRQVFVCAGYAGCLMLLCDALQMAGQRCWFEDPGYLHARQLLIHQGVEVVPVPVDADGLEVERGMQRDRQARLAIVTPAHQSPLGVALSPARRLALLEWAREQGSWVVEDDYDSEFRYRGQPLAALKSQDVGDRVIHAGSFSKMLFPGLRLGYLVVPAALVEAFERSAEALQQRSAQLLQLTVADFLEQGHFTRHLKQMRQLYAQRRGWLVEALRVHCSGFLRVDEQAGGVNLLARLLVEVPDDVVAVAADNAGLGVQALSGWMIEPGRERGLLMGFTNVATAGQAVELALVLHRVIAGGISVAAVTAT, via the coding sequence ATGTCGTCACTGCCCAAATACCAGGAGATCTACCGGCGTTTTCGCCTGGCCATCGACCAGGGCCAACTGGGCCCGGGTGATCGTGTGCCGTCGGTGCGCAGCCTGGCGCTTGAGCTCAAGGTGGCGCGGGGCACGGTGGAGGCGGCTTACCAGTTGCTGGTCAGCGAGGGTTTTTTCGAGGCGCGTGGGCAGGCGGGCACCGTGATTGCCGGGGCTTTGCCACAGGTGTCAGTGAAGCCGCCACCTGTCGTGCTGTCAGCCACCAGCGGGCCTCGGCCGCTGCAAATGGGGCTGCCGGCGCTGGATGCGTTCCCGCGCAAGCTGTGGGCGCGGCTGGTCACCCGGCAAGTGCGCCGCACCGATGCAGATAGCCTGGCGATGGGCGATGTGCGGGGCGTTGAAGCGTTGCGCGTGGCGATTGCCAACTACCTTGCGCTGTACCGAGGCGTGGAGTGTGCGCCACGGCAGGTGTTCGTGTGCGCCGGGTATGCGGGGTGTTTGATGCTGTTGTGCGATGCGCTGCAGATGGCGGGGCAGCGTTGCTGGTTTGAAGATCCGGGGTATTTGCATGCGCGGCAGTTGTTGATCCATCAAGGTGTGGAAGTGGTGCCGGTGCCGGTGGACGCCGACGGCTTGGAGGTAGAGCGTGGGATGCAGCGTGATCGGCAGGCGCGGTTGGCGATCGTGACGCCGGCGCACCAGAGTCCGCTGGGCGTGGCGTTGAGCCCGGCGCGGCGCCTGGCTTTGCTGGAATGGGCGCGCGAGCAGGGGAGCTGGGTGGTCGAGGATGATTACGACAGTGAGTTTCGCTATCGCGGGCAGCCGTTGGCGGCGCTCAAGAGTCAGGATGTGGGGGATCGGGTGATCCATGCCGGGAGTTTCAGCAAGATGCTGTTTCCGGGATTGCGGTTGGGGTATCTGGTGGTGCCCGCTGCATTGGTGGAGGCGTTTGAGCGCAGTGCCGAGGCGTTGCAACAGCGCAGTGCGCAGTTGTTGCAGCTGACGGTGGCGGACTTTCTGGAGCAGGGGCATTTTACTCGGCACCTGAAGCAGATGCGGCAGCTGTATGCGCAGCGCAGGGGGTGGTTGGTGGAGGCTCTGAGGGTGCATTGCTCGGGGTTTTTGCGCGTGGATGAGCAGGCGGGTGGGGTTAATCTGCTGGCGCGGTTGTTGGTGGAAGTGCCCGATGATGTGGTGGCGGTGGCGGCTGACAACGCGGGGTTGGGGGTTCAGGCGTTGTCGGGGTGGATGATTGAGCCGGGGCGGGAGCGGGGGCTGTTGATGGGGTTTACGAATGTGGCTACAGCTGGGCAGGCGGTGGAGTTGGCTTTGGTTTTACATCGGGTTATTGCGGGGGGCATATCCGTTGCTGCGGTCACGGCCACTTAG
- a CDS encoding LysR substrate-binding domain-containing protein: protein MSTLDLELLRTFIAVVDHHSFAGAGTYLARTQSSVTQHMQRLEQQVGVSLFEKRGRQKQLTEPGMQLLRHARQMLSLNDDALNSLRESSLSGVLRIGSPHDIADTILPPILSHIARSAPRLRLEIDVGRSPFLMDDLHRGKVDMVISTRSDPNLEGFALRTSPVWWICSAQYIHQPSEPLPLILVDEPSIYRRYALEALERANIAWRQAYLASNLIGIKAATRAGLGVTPRSMEMLGPDMRVLGETDGLPRLPEVTYYLWIRPNTANPIARKAYDLIRGSQGL, encoded by the coding sequence ATGTCGACACTCGACCTGGAGTTGCTGCGTACCTTTATCGCCGTGGTTGACCACCACAGCTTCGCCGGAGCCGGCACGTATCTGGCGCGTACCCAGTCGTCCGTGACTCAGCATATGCAGCGCCTGGAGCAGCAGGTGGGCGTGAGCCTGTTTGAAAAGCGCGGGCGGCAGAAGCAGCTGACCGAGCCGGGTATGCAGCTGCTGCGGCATGCGCGGCAGATGCTCTCGCTCAATGACGATGCGTTGAATTCGCTGCGTGAAAGCAGCTTGAGTGGCGTGTTGCGCATTGGTTCGCCGCATGACATCGCTGACACGATCCTGCCGCCGATCCTCAGCCACATCGCCCGCTCGGCACCGCGCCTGCGTTTGGAGATTGATGTGGGGCGTAGTCCGTTTTTGATGGATGACTTGCATCGGGGCAAGGTGGACATGGTGATTTCCACGCGTTCAGATCCGAATCTGGAGGGGTTTGCGTTGCGTACATCGCCGGTGTGGTGGATATGTTCGGCGCAGTACATTCACCAGCCGAGTGAACCGTTGCCGTTGATTCTGGTGGATGAGCCGAGTATTTATCGGCGGTATGCGCTGGAGGCGCTGGAGCGGGCGAACATTGCGTGGCGGCAGGCGTATCTGGCGTCGAATTTGATTGGGATCAAGGCGGCGACCCGCGCGGGGTTGGGGGTGACGCCGCGCAGCATGGAGATGTTGGGGCCGGACATGCGGGTGCTGGGGGAGACGGATGGGTTGCCGCGCCTGCCTGAGGTTACGTACTACTTGTGGATTCGGCCGAATACGGCGAATCCGATTGCGCGTAAGGCTTATGATTTGATTCGGGGGAGTCAGGGGTTGTAG
- a CDS encoding transporter substrate-binding domain-containing protein, which yields MMFKKWLPVALGSMIALGASVAAQADATLDKIEQRHVLVVGVLLSGGPFGSIDPATQQPKGLNVDLANELGRQLNAQVQLVPVLPANRVQFLQQGKVDLLIANMEWTAERGEILGFVPTPFYRIGGTAAVLKDSAITRWEDLKGQPVCTSQGSSYVKPLTEFGAQIKAFKSSSESLLALRGNNCVAAVHDSTLINPLINDSAEWKDYRTIGPELNPAPSVIWTRRGEGDTQAKLDPIVKQLHRSGWLIEAQTRNRISPASPALVELQQQFKGA from the coding sequence ATGATGTTCAAGAAGTGGTTGCCGGTGGCCCTGGGATCGATGATCGCCCTGGGCGCCAGTGTCGCGGCCCAGGCCGATGCCACGCTGGACAAAATCGAGCAGCGCCATGTGCTGGTGGTTGGCGTGCTGTTGTCCGGCGGGCCGTTTGGCAGCATTGATCCCGCCACGCAGCAGCCCAAGGGCCTGAACGTCGACCTGGCCAACGAATTGGGCCGTCAGCTCAACGCCCAGGTGCAACTGGTGCCGGTGCTGCCCGCCAACCGCGTGCAATTCCTGCAGCAAGGCAAGGTTGACCTGCTGATCGCCAACATGGAGTGGACCGCCGAGCGCGGTGAAATCCTGGGCTTTGTGCCGACGCCGTTCTACCGCATCGGCGGCACCGCGGCGGTGCTTAAAGACAGCGCGATCACCCGCTGGGAAGACCTCAAGGGCCAGCCGGTGTGCACCTCCCAAGGCAGCAGCTACGTCAAGCCGCTGACCGAGTTCGGGGCGCAGATCAAGGCGTTCAAGAGCTCGTCGGAATCGCTGCTGGCCCTGCGCGGCAACAACTGTGTGGCGGCGGTGCATGACTCCACGCTGATCAACCCGCTGATCAACGACAGCGCCGAATGGAAGGATTACCGCACCATCGGCCCTGAGCTTAACCCGGCGCCATCGGTGATCTGGACCCGTCGCGGCGAAGGCGACACCCAGGCCAAACTCGACCCGATCGTCAAGCAGCTGCACCGCAGCGGCTGGCTGATCGAGGCCCAGACCCGCAACCGCATCAGCCCGGCATCGCCGGCGCTGGTAGAACTTCAACAACAGTTCAAGGGCGCCTGA